In Helianthus annuus cultivar XRQ/B chromosome 8, HanXRQr2.0-SUNRISE, whole genome shotgun sequence, a single genomic region encodes these proteins:
- the LOC110871815 gene encoding carbon catabolite repressor protein 4 homolog 6: MFLISTKQAPTLNGLTINTPGDLAISLGTSDTVRILLERAYATSKLWDNAPVVLSGDFNSTPKSSLYNFISEQKLNMSELPRDKISGQYSAEIYPKRPVFSNFRDQLEW; the protein is encoded by the exons ATGTTTTTAATCAGTACGAAGCAAGCTCCAACATTGAACg GATTAACGATCAATACACCAGGGGATTTGGCAATCAGTCTTGGCACCAGTGATACG GTTAGGATACTTCTAGAAAGAGCTTATGCTACATCAAAGCTTTGGGATAATGCTCCTGTTGTTCTCTCTGGAGATTTTAACTCAACCCCAAAG AGTTCACTGTACAACTTCATATCCGAGCAAAAG TTAAATATGTCTGAACTGCCTAGAGATAAGATATCAGGACAATATTCTGCTGAAATTTATCCCAAAAGACCGGTTTTCTCTAATTTCAG GGACCAATTAGAATGGTGA
- the LOC110871814 gene encoding protein NEOXANTHIN-DEFICIENT 1 — protein sequence MKGMEIMQTNCSSGYAGKPPWIFKGSALYQFHLVKAEVARAIIPKEFKLVETFGYTAGGFYLANYTESPFGPFNELVTIAGIVRTTRMPTSHAWAASVYVNNDNACMHGRKEFGIPSQVATFSKVESQMIHVAENDGPVTTSLYDIRLQPPILKMNPLKWMALGPTVKMSLPGYSGRTEHVPQLLKYTCQIECRVKPTSPARISGSLGRIDTENEELNECLKKREMGMSVMLSKPILALEFNCLKMEVHRPVVVSDHPLEPKQNRQSDTKMATGSNN from the exons ATGAAAGGTATGGAGATTATGCAAACCAATTGTAGTTCAGGATATGCTGGTAAACCTCCTTGGATTTTTAAAGGCAG TGCCCTATACCAGTTTCATCTTGTGAAAGCAGAAGTTGCTAGAGCTATCATTCCTAAAGAGTTCAAATTAGTTGAAACTTTTGG GTATACAGCAGGAGGGTTTTATCTTGCAAACTACACTGAGAGCCCATTTGGACCCTTTAATGAG CTTGTGACAATAGCAGGAATCGTCCGTACCACACGAATGCCAACGTCTCATGC ATGGGCAGCAAGTGTTTATGTGAACAATGACAACGCGTGCATGCATGGAAGAAAG GAATTCGGTATTCCAAGTCAAGTTGCCACTTTTTCGAAGGTGGAATCCCAAATGATTCACGTAGCTGAAAACGATGGTCCTGTAACAACGAGCCTCTATGATATTCGACTCCAGCCTCCTA TTTTGAAGATGAATCCATTGAAGTGGATGGCTTTGGGCCCGACAGTTAAGATGTCACTTCCCGGCTATAG TGGCCGCACAGAGCATGTACCTCAGCTTCTTAAGTACACTTGCCAGATTGAGTGCAG GGTGAAACCTACATCGCCAGCGAGAATTTCAGGATCATTAGGCCGGATTGATACCGAAAATGAGGAGTTGAATGAATGTTTAAAGAAGAGAGAAATGGGCATGTCAGTGATGCTTTCAAAACCGATATTAGCACTGGAGTTCAACTGCCTGAAAATGGAGGTTCACCGTCCTGTTGTAGTTTCAGATCACCCCTTGGAACCAAAACAAAACCGACAGTCCGACACCAAAATGGCAACAGGATCAAATAATTAA